A single genomic interval of Selenobaculum gibii harbors:
- a CDS encoding DUF2076 domain-containing protein, with protein sequence MKFCRVFAILLLCFFSVYTVSYAAIGGSKIKMSAPKTTQKAPVNKTQPQKDGYKESAPANSYSDKAPAANSKAQSSAVNSAATKSASPFGGMMRNIGIFAGGMMLGSMLGSMFGMNGFMSDIMGLMLNVLIFGGVILLGKTLWDKFKSRKNEDENVYNRRR encoded by the coding sequence ATGAAATTTTGTAGAGTATTTGCTATTTTGTTGTTATGTTTTTTTAGTGTTTATACAGTGAGTTATGCAGCGATTGGTGGGAGTAAAATAAAAATGTCTGCACCAAAAACTACGCAAAAAGCACCAGTGAATAAAACTCAGCCACAAAAGGATGGCTATAAAGAATCAGCGCCAGCAAACAGTTATAGTGATAAAGCACCTGCGGCAAACTCGAAAGCGCAAAGCAGTGCAGTAAATAGCGCTGCAACGAAATCAGCTTCACCATTTGGTGGAATGATGCGTAATATAGGGATATTCGCTGGTGGTATGATGCTTGGCAGCATGTTAGGAAGCATGTTTGGCATGAATGGTTTTATGTCAGATATTATGGGCTTGATGCTTAATGTACTTATTTTTGGTGGCGTAATTTTGTTAGGAAAAACACTTTGGGATAAGTTTAAAAGCAGAAAAAATGAAGACGAGAATGTATATAATCGTCGTCGTTAA
- a CDS encoding glycoside hydrolase family 10 protein: MKKFIQLILISLVIIVATQMIGCAKEEVNRNAAKRDIRAVWISTVFNLDWPSTKGDINAQKEEFIKILDDVSSLGFNTVIVQVRPKGDALYQSKINPWSEVLTGIQGQDPGYDPLEFMIKEAHQRNLEIHAWLNPYRVTSLPAENDQLAPNNFAVQHPQWVIEYDNKLYYNPGIPEVRHYIVDTVKEIVENYDIDGIHFDDYFYPKKNIDDKIAYEQYGEGKSLEAFRIDSVNQLVAEVSQAIKQIKPEVKFGISPAGIWKNKSNDETGSDTEGYESYYEIFCDTRTWIQNEWIDYVVPQVYWTTDNKNSNYVTVVEWWNNEVAGKKTQLYIGEGIYKDEIVAELAEQIKVNEKYDNVKGSVYFTYSDISNNRNGVRETLKELYRLPAIPYSMPWLNDKKPKPVEVAINDNGTSKAITIFNNYQDAKYYLIYRFNQGEKMDLTNPAKIIAKVRNNEGEYEEYVDNKDGDFYYAITALNRNHIESNPTVKLKK; encoded by the coding sequence ATGAAAAAGTTTATACAGTTGATATTAATTAGCTTAGTAATAATCGTCGCTACACAGATGATCGGATGTGCAAAAGAAGAAGTTAATCGAAATGCTGCTAAGCGTGATATAAGAGCAGTTTGGATTAGCACGGTTTTTAATTTGGATTGGCCGTCAACGAAAGGGGATATAAATGCGCAAAAAGAAGAATTTATAAAGATTCTGGATGATGTTAGTTCACTTGGATTTAATACGGTGATTGTACAAGTAAGACCAAAAGGAGATGCGTTATATCAATCGAAGATAAATCCATGGTCAGAGGTTCTCACTGGTATACAGGGACAAGACCCGGGGTATGATCCGCTAGAATTTATGATAAAAGAAGCGCATCAAAGAAATCTTGAAATTCATGCGTGGCTAAATCCCTATCGAGTGACGAGTTTGCCCGCGGAAAATGATCAATTAGCACCTAATAACTTTGCTGTGCAGCATCCACAATGGGTAATTGAATACGATAATAAACTCTACTATAATCCTGGAATTCCTGAAGTAAGACATTATATTGTAGATACTGTAAAAGAAATTGTAGAAAACTATGATATAGATGGTATACATTTTGATGATTATTTTTATCCAAAAAAAAATATTGATGATAAGATTGCCTATGAGCAGTATGGCGAAGGAAAATCATTGGAAGCTTTTCGTATAGACAGTGTTAATCAATTAGTTGCAGAAGTAAGTCAAGCGATAAAACAAATAAAGCCTGAGGTTAAATTTGGTATTAGCCCGGCAGGAATATGGAAAAATAAAAGCAATGACGAAACTGGATCGGATACGGAAGGATATGAAAGCTATTATGAAATTTTTTGTGACACGCGAACATGGATACAGAATGAATGGATTGATTATGTAGTACCTCAGGTATATTGGACAACCGATAATAAAAACTCCAATTATGTTACCGTTGTAGAATGGTGGAACAATGAAGTAGCAGGAAAGAAAACACAGTTATACATTGGTGAAGGTATTTATAAGGATGAAATTGTCGCAGAACTTGCAGAGCAAATAAAGGTAAATGAAAAATATGACAACGTAAAGGGAAGTGTATATTTTACTTATAGTGATATAAGTAATAATAGAAATGGAGTTAGAGAAACATTAAAAGAACTCTATCGCCTTCCGGCAATTCCTTATTCTATGCCGTGGCTTAATGATAAAAAACCAAAGCCTGTGGAAGTAGCAATAAACGATAATGGGACAAGTAAAGCAATTACTATCTTTAATAATTATCAAGATGCAAAATATTATTTAATTTATCGATTTAATCAAGGGGAAAAGATGGACTTAACGAATCCTGCGAAAATAATTGCAAAGGTAAGAAACAATGAAGGGGAGTATGAAGAATATGTAGATAATAAAGACGGGGATTTTTATTATGCAATAACAGCTTTAAATAGAAATCATATTGAAAGCAACCCAACGGTTAAGTTAAAAAAATAA
- a CDS encoding 4Fe-4S binding protein, with protein MKRFIGYLIGLVLFYAPFALYQKFLFYLLGKTNYADIHDFCLRIPLEHIWRGRIFEQFTIETITMFLFISSAFFLGPFFCGRLCIAGALGEYLSQLIPHKIQINWTRYIDPAPVRYGILIGFLLSPLIGGYLACAFCNYRLIEAGIFYIFMGERTVLSSSVLFTAILWLGLFGLFTRGGRGFCNFICPVGAAQNLIHWLGSKFSFVLRLKINHSHCIQCGKCVDRCPMGALQIQKNMLHHHAHHCITCKQCIESCPVKAISYTTEKKSLKHQEVNLCNKK; from the coding sequence ATGAAAAGGTTTATCGGCTATCTAATTGGACTCGTTCTTTTTTATGCTCCGTTTGCACTTTATCAAAAATTTTTATTTTATCTATTGGGTAAAACAAATTATGCGGATATTCATGATTTTTGTTTGCGTATTCCCCTTGAACATATTTGGCGCGGCCGAATTTTTGAACAGTTTACAATAGAAACAATTACAATGTTTTTATTTATCTCTTCCGCATTTTTCCTTGGTCCATTTTTTTGTGGTCGTCTATGTATTGCAGGTGCGCTAGGTGAATATTTAAGCCAGCTAATCCCTCATAAAATTCAAATCAATTGGACGCGTTATATTGATCCCGCACCCGTTCGCTATGGAATACTTATCGGGTTTCTATTATCCCCATTGATTGGTGGGTATTTAGCTTGTGCATTTTGTAATTATCGCTTAATCGAAGCGGGTATTTTTTACATCTTTATGGGGGAAAGAACCGTTTTATCCTCTTCTGTTCTTTTCACTGCTATTCTCTGGCTCGGTTTGTTTGGCTTATTTACCAGAGGAGGACGTGGCTTCTGTAATTTTATTTGTCCTGTCGGCGCAGCACAAAATCTCATTCATTGGCTTGGCTCTAAATTTTCTTTTGTATTGCGTCTTAAAATTAACCATTCACATTGCATTCAATGCGGTAAATGCGTAGATCGATGTCCAATGGGCGCACTCCAGATACAAAAAAATATGCTCCATCACCATGCGCACCATTGTATTACTTGCAAACAATGTATAGAAAGTTGCCCTGTAAAGGCAATCTCCTATACTACGGAAAAAAAGAGTCTTAAGCATCAGGAAGTGAATTTATGCAACAAAAAATAA
- a CDS encoding TonB-dependent receptor: MRKKNIAIMILTALTLSTTVQAAPTEELDEYSLDTVIVTATRTSESIKNVPANVTVITTKDLEKKQIFSAREALQNEVGFYLSPTAETKNGLSLRGFSGQDILVLYDGQQINSAFDGSIAWDSIPLNKIERIEIVRGAGSSLYGGHAVAGVINIIPKESTGETNVDMNVSYGSNNTWKRGINIDGAVNDDLSFNIGYQKRSTQGYRGYYKTASGKTTGSSSSTADLPTLGSGQYVIGGRGEKSKISEDYFVDFTYDIDDNRSVKYSYTHNNYNYAYNNPFSYIYDSAGNQIFKGTILTQDGNYVTIKPSDYLGYIGEREQDIHKINYRDDENQIKIGIGMTDLKKEGYSSADSSATSTDWDGKGSLASYPSKNYNFDFQKTWEFDKHNVIAGFAWMKEKMTYTSYGLTNWNDWNSISSLNSINSGSTHTLALFAQDQYTLSEQWKVYTGVRFDQYKKEGGYSYLASGNSRQDFPSKSFSEVSPKIAFEYTADDRTTYFTSYGHSFNPPSIYKLYRRAGTSMSSVQANPDLEPETSNTFELGMKRDLDDNTSLGITLFHVKTKDKIALATKNGVKAYYNLDNATAKGVELELKHKLNDNWSSYFNYTYERGENESNDQTTRNWDIPRHLLHTGIDYTYGKANWGLDAQYVSERQSPDADTGEYGSEDAFFLMNTYLNYKATDQIDLQFGIQNLLDRKFYASEATSGRTYTLSVNYSF; this comes from the coding sequence ATGAGAAAGAAAAACATAGCGATTATGATTTTAACAGCACTTACATTATCTACGACAGTTCAAGCTGCACCAACGGAGGAATTGGATGAATATTCATTAGATACTGTGATTGTTACAGCAACACGAACAAGTGAAAGCATAAAAAATGTTCCGGCAAATGTTACTGTAATCACTACCAAAGATTTAGAAAAGAAACAAATTTTTAGCGCACGCGAGGCACTGCAAAACGAAGTTGGTTTTTATTTATCACCAACGGCGGAAACGAAAAACGGCTTATCACTGCGTGGATTTAGCGGTCAAGATATTCTTGTTTTATATGACGGTCAACAAATTAACTCCGCTTTTGACGGTAGTATCGCCTGGGATTCCATTCCGCTAAATAAAATCGAACGCATCGAAATCGTTAGAGGTGCCGGATCATCACTCTATGGTGGTCATGCTGTTGCCGGTGTTATCAATATTATTCCCAAAGAATCCACTGGCGAAACGAATGTTGATATGAACGTATCTTATGGCAGTAACAATACATGGAAGCGCGGCATAAACATAGATGGTGCAGTCAATGACGATCTTTCTTTTAACATCGGTTATCAAAAACGCTCTACGCAAGGATATCGCGGCTATTATAAAACGGCCTCTGGAAAGACTACTGGTTCTTCCTCTTCAACCGCTGACCTTCCAACGTTAGGAAGCGGACAATATGTGATTGGCGGTCGCGGTGAAAAATCGAAAATCAGTGAAGATTATTTTGTCGACTTCACCTACGATATTGACGATAATCGTTCAGTAAAATACTCTTATACACACAATAATTATAATTACGCTTATAACAATCCTTTTAGCTATATTTACGATAGCGCTGGGAATCAGATATTCAAAGGAACGATCCTTACACAAGATGGCAACTATGTAACCATTAAGCCTTCCGACTACCTTGGTTATATTGGTGAACGCGAACAAGATATACATAAAATAAACTACCGTGATGATGAAAATCAAATTAAAATTGGCATTGGTATGACTGATTTGAAGAAAGAAGGCTATAGCTCTGCCGATTCATCCGCCACCTCTACTGATTGGGATGGGAAAGGTAGTTTGGCAAGTTATCCAAGCAAAAATTATAATTTTGATTTCCAAAAAACATGGGAATTTGATAAACATAATGTGATTGCCGGCTTCGCTTGGATGAAAGAAAAAATGACTTATACCTCTTACGGCTTGACCAATTGGAACGATTGGAATTCTATTTCTTCGCTTAACAGCATCAATAGTGGCTCGACCCATACCCTTGCTCTTTTCGCCCAAGATCAATACACTTTGTCTGAGCAGTGGAAAGTATATACGGGCGTGCGTTTTGATCAATATAAAAAAGAAGGGGGCTACTCTTATCTTGCTTCAGGCAATAGTAGGCAGGATTTCCCTAGTAAATCATTTAGTGAAGTAAGTCCGAAAATTGCTTTTGAATACACGGCTGACGATAGAACCACTTATTTCACAAGCTATGGACATTCCTTCAACCCACCAAGCATTTACAAACTATATCGCCGCGCCGGCACTTCAATGTCAAGCGTACAAGCAAACCCAGATTTAGAGCCAGAAACTTCAAATACCTTTGAACTTGGCATGAAACGAGACTTAGACGATAATACTTCCTTGGGAATTACACTCTTCCATGTAAAAACTAAAGATAAAATTGCCTTAGCTACAAAAAATGGTGTCAAAGCTTATTATAATCTTGATAACGCCACAGCCAAAGGTGTTGAACTTGAATTAAAACATAAACTAAATGACAATTGGTCTTCTTATTTTAATTACACTTACGAACGCGGCGAAAACGAATCTAACGACCAAACGACCCGCAATTGGGATATCCCAAGACATTTATTGCATACAGGAATAGATTATACTTATGGGAAAGCAAATTGGGGACTCGATGCACAATATGTCAGTGAAAGACAAAGCCCCGATGCTGATACAGGGGAATATGGTTCAGAAGATGCCTTCTTCCTAATGAATACTTATCTAAACTACAAAGCAACAGATCAAATCGATTTACAGTTTGGAATTCAAAATTTATTAGACCGTAAATTCTATGCAAGCGAAGCAACAAGCGGAAGAACCTATACGTTGAGCGTCAACTATTCCTTCTAA
- a CDS encoding DUF4127 family protein — protein sequence MRKSFTKILMVAACCLGIMMPDALANGKILFVPHDNRPISFEQTSDTVKMTEIEIVNAPNEFVGNREMLGKPDELWQWVFANAKGADAVVLSSDALLYGSLVGSRKHNIDETVILNRVDNFIKLKQENPNLEIYAFGSIMRTPRASGSEEPEYYAKYGPSIFQYTALLDKKECVGLSRKETKELAKLEKSIPQDAIEDWMARRSKNFAANSKMIHLTKDGVFRYLALGRDDNAPFSQTHKESRQLDALAQGLSISQFQTLSGIDEMAMVMLTRAINDETWNVPLVAVRYADGVGGATIPTYSDEAIETSIHSHLFAAGAIPVLTPDRADLVLMVNTNVDGKTGEANFPTNTVQPKSNTESFVQEVKEYLSAGYPVAIADIAYANGADNSLMAALEKEELLDKIVAYSGWNTANNSAGFVIGQGILSDKMTLEGRHRLLAVRLLDDWAYQANIRQVLAGEIATMQGGNYSNLDELQGFVTKRADEEMNVFAKEHLKDFSIKKVNVDFPWNRMFEAGVEVQ from the coding sequence TTGAGGAAAAGCTTTACAAAAATCTTAATGGTGGCTGCCTGTTGTTTAGGCATCATGATGCCAGATGCACTTGCAAACGGGAAAATTCTTTTTGTACCACACGATAATCGTCCGATTTCATTTGAGCAAACATCTGATACTGTAAAAATGACGGAGATAGAAATCGTAAATGCACCAAATGAATTTGTCGGTAATCGCGAAATGCTGGGTAAGCCAGATGAATTATGGCAATGGGTTTTTGCAAATGCTAAAGGTGCCGATGCAGTTGTGTTATCTTCGGATGCATTACTCTATGGGAGTTTAGTCGGTTCGAGAAAACATAATATCGACGAAACTGTGATTTTAAATCGAGTAGATAATTTCATAAAATTGAAACAAGAAAATCCGAATCTTGAGATTTATGCTTTTGGATCCATTATGCGTACGCCACGTGCATCTGGCAGTGAAGAGCCAGAATATTATGCGAAGTATGGACCCAGCATTTTTCAATACACGGCATTGCTAGATAAAAAAGAATGTGTAGGGTTATCTCGTAAAGAAACGAAAGAACTGGCTAAATTAGAAAAATCTATTCCACAAGATGCTATAGAGGATTGGATGGCAAGACGTTCTAAAAACTTTGCCGCTAACTCAAAAATGATACATTTAACAAAAGATGGTGTTTTTCGCTACTTAGCACTAGGAAGAGATGATAATGCACCGTTTTCACAAACCCATAAAGAAAGTCGTCAATTAGATGCATTAGCACAAGGCTTGTCTATTAGTCAATTTCAAACTTTATCGGGTATTGATGAAATGGCAATGGTTATGTTGACGAGAGCGATTAATGATGAAACCTGGAATGTTCCATTGGTAGCTGTTCGTTACGCAGATGGTGTAGGAGGAGCGACTATACCAACTTATTCTGATGAAGCAATTGAGACTTCTATTCATTCACATTTATTCGCTGCAGGAGCGATTCCGGTCTTAACGCCTGATCGCGCCGATTTAGTCTTAATGGTGAACACCAATGTAGATGGCAAAACAGGAGAAGCGAATTTCCCAACGAATACTGTACAGCCAAAATCAAATACAGAAAGCTTTGTTCAAGAGGTGAAAGAGTATTTGAGTGCAGGTTATCCAGTGGCAATCGCAGATATTGCCTATGCAAACGGTGCGGATAATTCTTTGATGGCAGCGCTTGAAAAAGAAGAACTACTCGATAAAATTGTTGCATATTCAGGTTGGAATACAGCAAATAACAGTGCAGGGTTTGTGATTGGGCAAGGGATTCTCAGTGATAAAATGACACTTGAGGGACGCCATCGCTTATTGGCTGTTCGTCTACTTGATGACTGGGCATATCAAGCGAATATAAGACAAGTCCTTGCAGGAGAAATTGCGACTATGCAAGGTGGCAATTATAGCAATTTGGACGAACTTCAAGGCTTTGTAACAAAGCGTGCAGATGAAGAAATGAACGTATTTGCGAAAGAGCATTTAAAAGATTTCTCAATAAAAAAAGTAAATGTCGATTTCCCTTGGAATCGCATGTTTGAAGCAGGGGTAGAAGTACAATAA
- a CDS encoding DUF2225 domain-containing protein encodes MSIGYTYVSEEECPICCYSMPVTKLRSRMIKIKQDSDFCAYYKDFNPYYYTIWICPHCGYASDTNHFKEIKEREKDRVAEFLMARQIRIPHTEFRTREQAITAFKLAIYIADLAKAPASRMAGLYLKLAWLYREVEDKENENQLLELALKAYDRALITERFPIGSLTDNAVIYLIGDLHRRLGEIEKATQYLSRIIGDKTARSEYKIYKLARDVWQDMRDEKG; translated from the coding sequence ATGTCTATTGGTTATACATATGTAAGTGAGGAAGAATGTCCGATTTGTTGTTATTCTATGCCTGTAACGAAGTTACGCTCTAGAATGATAAAAATAAAACAAGATAGCGATTTTTGTGCGTATTATAAGGATTTTAATCCTTATTATTATACGATTTGGATTTGTCCGCATTGTGGTTATGCATCAGATACTAATCATTTTAAAGAGATAAAAGAGCGGGAAAAAGATAGAGTTGCCGAATTTTTAATGGCGCGCCAGATTCGCATTCCGCATACTGAGTTCAGAACGCGGGAACAGGCGATCACCGCTTTTAAATTGGCGATTTATATAGCGGATTTAGCAAAAGCTCCGGCGAGCCGAATGGCTGGGTTATATTTAAAATTGGCATGGCTCTATCGAGAGGTTGAAGATAAAGAAAATGAAAATCAATTGTTAGAATTAGCATTAAAAGCCTATGATCGTGCCTTAATTACAGAGCGTTTTCCTATTGGAAGTTTGACGGATAATGCGGTAATTTACCTTATTGGCGATTTGCATAGAAGACTTGGTGAAATCGAGAAGGCTACGCAGTATCTAAGCAGGATTATTGGAGACAAAACAGCCCGCAGTGAATATAAGATTTATAAACTGGCGCGTGATGTTTGGCAGGATATGAGAGACGAAAAGGGATAG
- the thiT gene encoding energy-coupled thiamine transporter ThiT: protein MFKNFLELASHPTSIFALLGIAILLFALFRIKKIQLTPKLITHMGLMISLAFILHQIRIYHMPQGGSITLGSMVPLLFLAFCYGPGIGFLAGFLYGVINLLFNPYILHPVQVLFDYPLPYMAIGLAGYFPNRLFLSTTLAIIGRFICHFISGIVFFASYAPEGTSPYFYAFIFNASYLFPELIITLILLKLLPLKNLMQQAK from the coding sequence TTGTTTAAAAATTTTTTGGAGCTTGCTTCCCATCCAACGAGTATTTTCGCCTTGTTAGGCATTGCCATATTACTTTTTGCTCTTTTTCGCATAAAAAAGATACAATTAACGCCAAAATTAATTACCCATATGGGCCTTATGATTTCTCTCGCCTTTATTTTGCATCAAATTCGAATTTATCATATGCCACAAGGAGGAAGTATTACGCTTGGCTCAATGGTTCCACTTCTATTTCTCGCATTTTGCTATGGTCCAGGAATTGGATTCCTCGCAGGATTCCTTTATGGCGTAATCAACCTTCTCTTTAACCCTTATATTTTACATCCTGTACAAGTATTATTTGACTATCCGCTTCCTTATATGGCAATTGGCCTTGCAGGATACTTCCCTAATCGCCTTTTTCTCAGTACTACGCTTGCTATTATAGGTCGGTTTATTTGTCATTTCATCTCTGGTATTGTCTTTTTTGCCTCTTATGCGCCCGAAGGAACTTCCCCCTATTTTTACGCTTTTATTTTTAATGCCAGCTATCTATTCCCAGAGCTTATCATTACTTTAATTTTATTGAAACTGCTTCCCCTAAAAAATTTAATGCAACAGGCAAAATAA